Below is a window of Leifsonia sp. NPDC080035 DNA.
GTAGTACACCCCGAGGTCCCAGTCGCTGTCCGCGCGCGCGTCTCCGCTCGCCCGGGAGCCGCCGAGCGCCACCGCCTGCACGCCGGGCAGCTCCGCCAGCCGGTCGACGAGTCGTCGCAGGGCATCGTCCATCCGGCGATGCTAGCGCGCCGGCCGGACTGTGTCAGGCTGGACGCGTTGCTGACCGCGGAGCACTCCACCGCCGCGGCCAGGCTGGCCCGCCGGGAGATCGGCGGAGGGTTCGAGGTGGCGCTCGGCCGGAGTGCAGCCGCCGCGGATGCTCTCGCGGCGCAGGCGCCTCCCTCCGTGCATCGCATCCCGACGGACGGCCGCACTGTTCGCGAGATCGCGGAGGAATTGGTGGCCCTCTCCGGATGGGCGACACCGTCCGGCGGCTGACGGGAACCGCCGGTCGGCAACACGCAGCGCGGGACCGAGGCGTTCTCGCGGACGCACTGGCCGACCGGACTCGTGCTCGGTTTCGACGCGCACGCGATGACCGAATGCACGGAAGTCGGTGCAGCATCTCGCGGTCTGAGGCCCCGTGGAACGATCGGTCTTGATATGCACGCATAACGTGTGCGGATGGCGGAATTCGAGATCGCGGTCACCCGGGGCGGGGCCAGGATGCTTGTGCGCGTCGTCGCGGACGACGACGCCGACGCACGGCGCATCGTCGCCAGGGCCATGGGCGATGCCGTGCTGTTCGAGCCGGTCCCCGCCAGGCGCGCGACGGTCGTCACGGCGCCGACCGGCCTTCCCTTCCTGCTTCAGGCGTCGGCGGCGGGGATGACGGCCGTGCTGCTCGGCCGGCTCGCCGCGCTCGCGGAGGCAGAGCGCCGCGCCGCGATCAGCGCGTGCTGACGGGCCGCTGCAGCACCACGTGCATCAGTTTGCCGTCGACGGCGAACCCGTTGCGCTCGTAGAACCGGACGGCCAGCGGGCTGGAGTGCACGGTCACCCGTTCCAGCCCGCGCTCCGCGGCGCGGTCGAGGACGGCGCGGACCAGCAACGCCCCGACACCGGAACTTCGATGCTCCGGCACCACGTACGCGCACTGAAGGTCCCCGGAGAACCGGTCGAACGCCCGGGCGGCGGGCACCCGTCGCACCACCGCGAGCCACATCATCCCGATGACTCCGGCCTCGGCGGTCGCCACGAAGCACTCGTGCGCGCCGCCGGTTCCGCGCGCCCAGTCTGCGAACCGTTCGGCGAACGTCGCGCGGTCCTCCAGCGCCTCGCCGCCGAACTCCTGCAGCGAATCCCAGCGGAGGCCGCCGACGACCGCCCAGTCCTCGTCCCGGCCGGCCCGGATCTCCACATCGGTCATCCGGCCACCCTATTCCCGGGCTCGGTCATCGCACGGGCGACCGCGTCCGGGCGAGCGTGCATGACGACGTGCGGTGCGTCCGCGATCTCGATCATGGTCGCCGTGCGGGCGAGCGCGAGCAGGCTGCGCATCCACGAGGCTCGCGCGATCGGGTCCCGTGCGCCGCGGACGAGCAGTATGGGGGCGGCGATCGCAGACAGTTCCGATTCGAGCCGGTACGCCAGCATCGACGGCAGCACAGCGAGGTACCACCGCGGACCGCAGCGCAGATAGTCGCCGATGACGAGGCGGTTGCTGCGCGGCCGCTCCCGCAGCGTGTCCAGGAACAGCCGCCAGGCGGCCCGGAGCGGCGAGCGGTCGCGCGGCGCCATCACCGGCCCGATGAGCACCAGCCGGGACACGAGGTCCGGCCGGGCGACCGCCAGCCGGCTGACGATCTGCGTGCCCATCGAATGCCCCACGAGGACGCAGGGGCCGAGGTCCCGCTCGTCGAGGAACCGGGCGACGACCGTCGCGTAGTCCTCCACGGTGTACGGCCGGGAGGGTCGCGGAGCGCGGCCGAACCCCGGCAGGTCGATGCCGATCACGCGCCCGCTCGCGGCGAGCGCAGGGGCGAGCCGCTCGAAGTAGCGCGAACTCACGCCGATGCCGTGCACGAGCAGGAAGGTCTCACCGCCCGGCGCCCCGGCGTCGAACGTGACGACGGGCACGGCGGAGGCGGTGCCGGTCTCCGAGCACGCCGCTCGTCCGCGCACGGGCGTCACCGAGCGACGATCGTCAGCACGCTCGCGACGAGCAGCGGCACGGCCATCAGCAGTGCCGCTCCGGCGGCGACACCGCGCCCGAGCAGATCCAGGCCGCTTCCGCCCATCGTCCCGGTGCTCGTCCGTCGCTGCCACGTCATCGCGGTCTCCTTCCCTGCAGGCCGATTGCGCCGCATCCACTCTCCGCCGGCGCGCAGCGCGCCGGGAGGGGCTTGACAGCCACCGGACCCGCACCGGCTGTCAAGCCCTGCCGCGGCGGCGAGGCGGGTGGTTCAGTACGAATGCAGGGTCCGTGCCCTGGGGCCGGCAGGAGGAGGAGCACCATGCTGACGATGTACGAGGGCGTGCCCGTCGGGCCGGAGCTGGAGATCGTCGCGCTCTCGGAACACTCCTGGCGGGTCAGCGACAGCAGGCGGTCCCCGGCGGACGCGGACGGGATGCTCGCGTATGTCGAGCGCGACGCTCACGGTGTCGAGGTCATGCTGCTGCGTCCCGGCCGGGTGGAGACCGTGCGCACCGACTGCCTCGCCGCCGCGCTCGCCCTCGTCGGCTCGCGGATGGAGGACGCGTGACGGCCGACCGGCGGCGATGGGTCGCCGGAGGATGATCGACGCCGAATACGTCCTCCCCCTGCGCTGGGCGGACGACCGGGGTCTGGACGAGCTCGTCGGGTACCTCCGGGTGCTCTCCGGCTGGATCGATGTGACGGTGGTGGACGGGTCCGGGCCCGACCGGTTCTCGGCGCACGCCGCCGCCCTGCCCGCCGGGGTGCGGCACCTGCCGGTGCAGCCCTGGCCGGGGAGGAACGGCAAGGTGGCCGGAGTGGTGACCGGCGTGCGGGCCGCACGCCACGAGCGCGTCGTGATCGCGGACGACGACGTGCGCTACCGGGAGGACGCGCTCGGCGCGCTCGTCGGACGCCTCGACGACGCCGACGTCGTCGCGCCGCAGAACCACTTCGCTCCGCTCCCCTGGCACGCCCGGTGGGACACCGGCCGCATCCTGCTCAACCGCGCGCTCGCCCACGACTTCCCCGGCACCCTCGCGGTGCGGCGCTCGCGTCTTGCCGAGCACGGTTACGACGGCGACGTGCTGTTCGAGAACCTGGAGCTGCTGCGGACGGTGGCCGCCGCCGGTGGCCGTGTGGTGGCGGCGGACGACCTGTATGTCGAGCGCAGACCGCCGACGTTCCGGCACTTCGCCGGCCAGCGGGTGCGCCAGGCGTACGACAGCCTCGCGCAGCCGGTCCGCCTC
It encodes the following:
- a CDS encoding GNAT family N-acetyltransferase, whose translation is MTDVEIRAGRDEDWAVVGGLRWDSLQEFGGEALEDRATFAERFADWARGTGGAHECFVATAEAGVIGMMWLAVVRRVPAARAFDRFSGDLQCAYVVPEHRSSGVGALLVRAVLDRAAERGLERVTVHSSPLAVRFYERNGFAVDGKLMHVVLQRPVSTR
- a CDS encoding glycosyltransferase — its product is MIDAEYVLPLRWADDRGLDELVGYLRVLSGWIDVTVVDGSGPDRFSAHAAALPAGVRHLPVQPWPGRNGKVAGVVTGVRAARHERVVIADDDVRYREDALGALVGRLDDADVVAPQNHFAPLPWHARWDTGRILLNRALAHDFPGTLAVRRSRLAEHGYDGDVLFENLELLRTVAAAGGRVVAADDLYVERRPPTFRHFAGQRVRQAYDSLAQPVRLAAELLILPVVLLGLLRSRRSLLALAVAAVALAEAGRRRAGGCRVFPPSSALWAPAWLLERGVCAWAAVVQRARGGVRYSDGRLARAGTPLRVLRNKHRNEPRSEHRNGSRAST
- a CDS encoding alpha/beta hydrolase, coding for MTPVRGRAACSETGTASAVPVVTFDAGAPGGETFLLVHGIGVSSRYFERLAPALAASGRVIGIDLPGFGRAPRPSRPYTVEDYATVVARFLDERDLGPCVLVGHSMGTQIVSRLAVARPDLVSRLVLIGPVMAPRDRSPLRAAWRLFLDTLRERPRSNRLVIGDYLRCGPRWYLAVLPSMLAYRLESELSAIAAPILLVRGARDPIARASWMRSLLALARTATMIEIADAPHVVMHARPDAVARAMTEPGNRVAG